A single Marinitoga aeolica DNA region contains:
- a CDS encoding sigma 54-interacting transcriptional regulator — protein MNNEEMIMRILDDIQEAVMLINSSEEIIFLNNSASKILNIPKEKALYTKVTDTVTDTRLHIVLKTGIPELDRIQNLGKKIIVTSRFPIRDENDEIIGAAAIFRDVTSIQKLAEEVTNLRELDSLLRAIIDSTYDAISVADEEGRIVMVNKAYTKVTGLTPKEVIGKLATYDIAEGHESMHIRCAREKKPILNVKTKLSTNKKEVLINVNPIFVKGEFKGSVGVIHDISEIERLLRELEATKRLLKKDEAKYTFEDIVAESEIMKNVIFQAKKAANTNVNILLYGEPGVGKEILAQAIHNYSKRRDYPFISTNLLLQDEKKQLENLFENKENLLSMSENGTLFIDNAHLMSPKVQELMLELLNEGRVYYKNKKITLSGKIIFATPENLKELMSIGKFSRNLYYKMSVVTIEVPALRERKEDIPKMAKQVLHILNQKHEKVVYDFSEDAIKILEDYDWPGNIRELENVLDRVLMNMSQSDTIITSMHLPDLKVMDIEKNELKGTLKELLDEYEKYIIIETLKTCQGNKTAAAKKLGLTVRNLYYKLEKLGLK, from the coding sequence GTGAATAATGAAGAAATGATTATGAGGATTCTTGATGATATCCAGGAAGCGGTTATGTTGATTAATTCAAGCGAGGAAATTATATTTCTGAATAATTCAGCTTCTAAGATATTAAATATTCCAAAGGAGAAAGCACTATATACTAAAGTTACAGATACAGTGACAGATACAAGATTACATATTGTATTAAAAACTGGAATACCGGAATTAGATAGAATTCAAAATCTTGGAAAAAAAATTATAGTAACTTCAAGATTCCCTATAAGAGATGAAAATGATGAAATAATTGGGGCAGCTGCTATTTTTAGAGATGTTACAAGTATTCAAAAATTAGCTGAGGAAGTTACCAATTTGCGAGAATTAGATTCTCTTTTAAGAGCTATCATTGATTCAACCTATGATGCTATATCTGTTGCTGATGAAGAAGGAAGAATTGTTATGGTAAACAAGGCGTATACCAAAGTAACAGGTCTCACTCCTAAAGAAGTAATAGGAAAATTAGCAACATATGATATTGCAGAAGGTCATGAAAGTATGCATATTAGATGTGCAAGAGAGAAGAAGCCAATATTAAATGTAAAAACAAAATTATCCACAAATAAAAAAGAGGTACTAATTAATGTAAATCCTATATTTGTAAAAGGTGAATTTAAAGGAAGTGTAGGGGTTATTCATGACATTTCTGAAATTGAAAGATTACTTAGAGAACTTGAAGCAACAAAAAGACTTTTGAAAAAAGACGAGGCTAAATATACATTTGAAGATATTGTGGCTGAATCTGAAATAATGAAAAATGTTATTTTTCAAGCCAAAAAAGCAGCAAATACAAATGTAAATATTTTATTGTATGGTGAACCTGGTGTTGGAAAAGAGATATTAGCTCAGGCTATTCATAATTATAGTAAGAGAAGAGATTATCCCTTTATTTCGACTAATTTATTGCTTCAGGATGAAAAGAAACAATTGGAAAATTTATTTGAAAATAAGGAAAACTTGCTTTCAATGTCAGAAAATGGAACTTTATTTATAGATAACGCTCATTTAATGAGTCCAAAGGTTCAAGAATTAATGTTAGAGCTTTTGAATGAAGGAAGAGTGTATTATAAAAATAAAAAAATAACATTATCAGGAAAAATAATTTTTGCTACTCCAGAAAATTTAAAAGAATTAATGTCTATAGGTAAATTTTCAAGAAATTTATACTATAAAATGTCAGTTGTAACAATAGAAGTTCCAGCTTTACGAGAAAGGAAAGAAGATATACCAAAGATGGCAAAACAGGTGTTACATATATTGAATCAAAAACATGAAAAGGTGGTATATGATTTTTCAGAAGATGCTATAAAAATTTTAGAAGATTATGATTGGCCAGGAAATATAAGAGAATTAGAAAATGTTTTGGATAGAGTTTTAATGAATATGAGTCAATCAGATACTATTATTACATCAATGCATTTGCCAGATTTAAAGGTTATGGATATAGAAAAAAATGAATTAAAGGGAACACTTAAGGAATTGTTGGATGAATATGAAAAATATATTATAATAGAAACTTTAAAAACATGTCAAGGTAATAAAACAGCAGCAGCAAAAAAATTAGGATTAACAGTAAGAAATTTATATTATAAGCTTGAAAAATTAGGATTAAAATAA
- the fliJ gene encoding flagellar export protein FliJ, which produces MRFHFNLERLKNLKERLEEDAKRIFLEATAERIKAEQDLIDINEKIKIENKNFIYQISNNLVSIQEIQQWRSYLESLEKERIKLGEIYREKMAIEEEKRKKYLEARKERIILEKLKERKFEEYKIEFQREENRNLDEIGIQMFYRKEE; this is translated from the coding sequence ATGAGATTTCATTTTAATCTTGAAAGATTAAAAAATTTGAAAGAACGTCTTGAAGAAGATGCAAAAAGAATATTTTTAGAAGCTACTGCTGAGAGAATAAAAGCAGAACAAGATCTTATTGATATCAATGAGAAAATAAAAATAGAAAATAAAAATTTTATATATCAAATTTCTAATAATTTAGTATCTATTCAAGAAATACAACAGTGGAGATCTTATTTAGAATCTTTAGAGAAAGAAAGAATAAAATTAGGAGAAATATATAGAGAAAAGATGGCAATTGAAGAGGAAAAAAGGAAAAAATATTTAGAAGCACGTAAAGAAAGGATTATATTAGAAAAATTAAAAGAAAGGAAGTTTGAAGAATATAAAATAGAATTTCAACGAGAAGAAAATAGAAATTTGGATGAAATAGGAATTCAAATGTTCTATAGAAAAGAAGAATAA
- a CDS encoding S24 family peptidase: protein MLENREIGAIIINGNGGVVKKYYKGDNAITLISLNEKHPPIIIPKRN from the coding sequence ATATTAGAAAATAGAGAAATAGGTGCAATTATTATCAATGGAAATGGAGGAGTAGTTAAAAAATATTATAAAGGCGACAATGCTATAACATTAATAAGTCTTAATGAAAAACATCCGCCAATAATAATTCCAAAAAGAAATTAG
- a CDS encoding type I restriction endonuclease yields the protein MELFEELKKLAKKVEDLKDKVQNNEEATKTAFIMPFFELLGYDTRNPLEFVPEYTADIANKKGEKVDYAILIDEEPQILIEAKACNEKLDKHDAQLMRYFNVTNAKIAILTNGIIYKFFTDLDEPNKMDERPFLEINILDLKEAQIAELNKFSKNNFDSEKIMVSAENLKYSNAIKNYIKRQFDNPDDDFVKLILSQIYNGQKTKKAIEKFKDPIKKALNQILNELVRNRLEDALKNNSKEEKEENLEEDNTEEVSDDVNSGIVTTEEELQAFYMIQGILTEFVDDPERISYKDTKSYFGILLDGKVTNWICRLVLKSNSKFIIFPKNKSDESGNKEGEKIKIEKLSEIYSLKDKFIESLKNLL from the coding sequence ATGGAATTATTTGAAGAATTAAAAAAGTTAGCTAAAAAGGTTGAGGATTTAAAGGATAAAGTTCAAAATAATGAGGAAGCTACAAAAACAGCATTTATTATGCCATTTTTTGAATTATTAGGTTATGATACACGAAATCCTTTAGAATTTGTTCCTGAATATACAGCAGATATTGCAAATAAGAAAGGTGAAAAAGTAGATTATGCGATTTTAATCGATGAAGAACCTCAAATATTAATTGAAGCTAAAGCATGTAATGAAAAATTAGATAAACATGATGCACAACTAATGAGATACTTTAATGTGACAAATGCAAAAATTGCAATATTAACAAACGGAATAATATATAAATTCTTTACCGATTTAGATGAACCAAATAAAATGGATGAACGTCCATTTTTGGAAATAAACATTTTAGATTTAAAAGAAGCTCAAATTGCTGAATTAAATAAATTTTCTAAAAATAATTTTGATTCAGAAAAAATAATGGTTTCCGCAGAAAATTTAAAATATTCAAATGCTATAAAAAATTATATAAAAAGACAATTCGATAATCCGGACGATGATTTCGTAAAATTAATTCTTAGCCAAATATATAATGGTCAAAAAACTAAAAAAGCAATAGAAAAATTTAAAGATCCTATAAAAAAGGCATTAAATCAAATATTAAATGAATTAGTAAGAAATAGATTAGAAGACGCTTTAAAAAATAATTCTAAAGAAGAAAAAGAAGAAAATCTAGAAGAAGATAATACAGAAGAAGTTTCAGATGATGTAAATTCTGGTATTGTAACTACTGAAGAAGAGTTACAAGCATTTTATATGATACAAGGAATTCTTACAGAATTTGTTGATGATCCAGAACGAATAAGTTATAAAGATACAAAAAGCTATTTTGGGATATTATTAGATGGCAAAGTAACTAATTGGATATGTCGTTTAGTTCTAAAATCTAATAGTAAATTTATTATATTCCCAAAAAACAAAAGTGATGAATCCGGAAATAAAGAAGGAGAAAAGATAAAAATAGAGAAACTTTCTGAAATATATAGTTTAAAAGATAAATTTATTGAGAGTTTGAAAAATTTATTATAA
- a CDS encoding ribonuclease H1 domain-containing protein, with protein sequence MSKKKYYAVKKGRKTGIYENWEDANKQVNGFRGAEYKSFSSLEDAKEYMGLENKKIKSTNFNNNQNKVIAYVDGSYNDKEKIYGSGVYIIHNGVEKEFYKYGKDANFINTRNVVGEIIATLLALEYAKNKNAIEIDIHYDYDGIKKWAVEEWKTKSDIAKIYKMKLEEYKKYLSINFYKVKSHTNNPGNTKADELAKKAIDEMTNKIEFDISLYDNIDRIKKYANNINFKFENFKIEDFKLLKKLLSDNFEVENIETQNSIDSFKAKSNIFNTHLKIILYKTNTLTIQGKAHDVFIIVQEFLSKYKNYIEILQLNEEYFGTNIKETESEFETIMNNLSNFFTIEIKNLLFTAYLITKQNKEVELNNTSYKFDYSFYLMPIMRVLEAFLRSIICDKYRINCKKDSFQGVFEKNNEDLKYCFTDVARNKINNFEIENALEKCYNFYHKRHKYAHAKNNFAQTKTITDSDKVNEFIIEGIKLIKDTYDIYINNKKI encoded by the coding sequence ATGTCGAAAAAGAAATATTATGCTGTAAAAAAGGGAAGAAAAACTGGAATATATGAGAATTGGGAAGATGCTAATAAACAAGTAAATGGGTTTCGTGGAGCAGAATATAAAAGTTTTTCTTCTCTTGAAGATGCAAAAGAATATATGGGATTGGAAAATAAAAAAATAAAATCTACAAACTTTAATAATAATCAAAATAAAGTTATTGCATATGTTGATGGCAGCTATAATGATAAAGAAAAGATTTATGGTTCTGGTGTTTATATTATTCATAATGGAGTTGAAAAAGAATTTTATAAATATGGAAAAGATGCAAATTTTATTAACACAAGAAATGTTGTCGGTGAGATAATAGCAACTTTATTAGCTTTAGAATATGCAAAAAACAAAAATGCTATAGAAATTGATATACATTATGATTATGACGGAATAAAAAAATGGGCTGTAGAAGAATGGAAAACAAAAAGTGATATTGCAAAAATCTATAAAATGAAATTGGAAGAATATAAGAAATATTTAAGCATTAATTTTTATAAAGTTAAATCACATACAAATAATCCCGGAAATACAAAAGCTGATGAATTAGCAAAAAAAGCAATTGATGAAATGACAAATAAAATAGAATTTGATATTTCTTTATATGATAATATTGATAGAATAAAAAAATATGCCAATAATATCAATTTCAAATTTGAAAATTTTAAAATTGAGGATTTTAAATTATTAAAAAAATTATTAAGTGATAATTTTGAAGTCGAAAATATAGAAACACAAAATTCTATAGATAGTTTCAAAGCCAAAAGCAATATTTTTAATACTCATTTAAAAATAATTTTATACAAAACAAATACGTTAACAATTCAAGGAAAAGCACATGATGTATTTATTATTGTTCAAGAATTTCTTTCAAAATATAAAAATTATATAGAAATTCTTCAGCTTAATGAAGAATATTTTGGTACAAATATTAAAGAAACTGAAAGTGAGTTTGAAACTATAATGAACAATTTATCTAATTTTTTTACAATTGAAATTAAAAACCTATTATTTACAGCTTATTTAATTACCAAACAAAATAAAGAGGTTGAATTAAACAATACTTCATATAAGTTTGATTACTCTTTCTATTTAATGCCAATAATGAGAGTTTTAGAAGCTTTTTTACGTTCTATAATATGTGATAAATATAGAATTAATTGTAAAAAGGATTCATTTCAAGGAGTTTTCGAAAAAAATAATGAGGACTTAAAATATTGTTTTACAGATGTAGCTAGAAACAAAATTAACAATTTCGAAATTGAAAATGCTTTAGAAAAATGCTATAATTTTTACCACAAAAGGCATAAATATGCTCATGCAAAAAACAATTTTGCTCAAACTAAAACCATAACTGACTCGGATAAAGTTAATGAATTTATAATAGAAGGAATTAAATTAATAAAAGATACATACGATATATATATAAATAATAAAAAAATATAG
- a CDS encoding type II toxin-antitoxin system RnlB family antitoxin, translating to MEPFKIIKIKNEKYEFMILSISYINPFDELEKIEKKLKKKNYKGYVIFDLYLSHANNDYRFAEGYFNGEHFVKSEFKWLSKANENIKKISNKFFYTHPEYIDNSLLSSVDKLYLKEKMFI from the coding sequence ATGGAACCGTTCAAAATAATAAAGATTAAAAATGAAAAATATGAATTTATGATATTATCTATTTCATATATTAATCCTTTTGATGAACTTGAAAAAATCGAAAAAAAGCTAAAAAAGAAGAACTATAAAGGTTATGTTATATTCGATCTTTATCTATCACATGCAAATAATGATTATAGATTTGCGGAAGGATATTTTAATGGCGAACATTTTGTAAAATCTGAATTCAAGTGGTTATCAAAAGCTAATGAAAATATAAAGAAAATATCTAATAAGTTTTTTTATACTCATCCTGAATACATTGATAATAGTTTGTTATCGTCGGTTGATAAATTATATTTAAAAGAAAAAATGTTTATATGA
- a CDS encoding IS3 family transposase, producing the protein MGCKIQNKPNEKWLTDVSEFSIPGEKRKLYLSPIMDLYDNVIIEYNISYSNNNRLVFKMFDNAIKKYPNAKPIFHSDRGFQYTSRVFNDKLEKSGMTQSMSRVGKCIDNGPMEGFFGIIKSEMFYDKKFESLEDLKEKIEEYIRYYNEERLQKRLECMTPIEYRNQALQFI; encoded by the coding sequence TTGGGTTGCAAAATACAAAACAAACCAAATGAAAAATGGCTAACAGATGTAAGTGAGTTTTCAATACCTGGAGAAAAAAGGAAACTATATTTAAGCCCTATAATGGATTTGTACGATAATGTAATAATAGAATACAATATATCCTATAGTAACAATAATAGATTAGTATTCAAAATGTTTGATAATGCAATAAAAAAATACCCAAACGCAAAACCAATATTTCATAGCGATAGGGGGTTTCAATACACATCAAGAGTCTTTAATGACAAATTAGAAAAATCAGGAATGACACAAAGCATGTCAAGAGTGGGAAAATGTATTGATAATGGCCCAATGGAAGGGTTCTTTGGAATAATAAAATCGGAAATGTTTTACGATAAAAAGTTTGAATCTTTAGAAGATTTAAAAGAAAAAATTGAGGAGTATATTAGATATTACAATGAAGAGCGGTTACAAAAAAGATTGGAGTGCATGACTCCTATCGAATACAGAAATCAAGCACTCCAATTTATTTAA
- the istB gene encoding IS21-like element helper ATPase IstB → MNKINKIYEEIELYSKELKLSRLRSHYKEYITEANTTEISYDKFLHEILKKEYERLIDSRLKSRIRLANFPQKKYLEDLKIEYLPQDARKKLKILKTLDFIRNNQNVILSGNPGTGKTHIAIGLGTKAILEGYKVLFTTVPLLITQLKESRSNKTLRSFQNKFGKYDLVICDELGYISFDKEGSELLFTLLSSRAVRKSTIITTNLSFDRWEEIFNDPVLSAAMVDRLTHRAYLVNMNGNSYRLKETEEFIKSLE, encoded by the coding sequence ATGAATAAAATTAACAAAATATATGAAGAAATAGAATTATATTCTAAAGAATTAAAATTATCAAGATTAAGAAGTCATTATAAGGAATACATAACAGAAGCAAATACAACAGAAATAAGTTATGATAAATTCTTGCATGAAATATTAAAAAAAGAATATGAAAGATTAATAGATTCAAGATTAAAAAGCAGAATAAGATTAGCCAATTTTCCACAGAAAAAATATTTAGAAGATTTAAAAATAGAATATCTACCACAAGATGCAAGAAAAAAATTAAAAATATTAAAAACATTAGACTTCATTAGAAATAATCAAAATGTTATATTATCTGGAAATCCTGGTACAGGAAAAACACATATAGCAATAGGATTAGGAACAAAAGCTATATTAGAAGGATACAAAGTATTATTTACAACAGTACCGTTATTAATAACACAATTAAAAGAATCTAGATCAAATAAAACATTAAGATCATTTCAAAATAAATTTGGTAAATATGATTTAGTAATATGTGATGAATTAGGATATATATCTTTTGATAAAGAAGGATCAGAATTATTATTTACATTATTATCTTCAAGAGCAGTAAGAAAGTCAACAATAATAACAACCAATTTATCTTTTGATAGATGGGAAGAAATATTTAATGATCCTGTATTATCAGCAGCTATGGTTGATAGATTAACTCACAGAGCATATTTAGTAAATATGAATGGGAATAGTTATAGGCTAAAGGAAACTGAAGAATTTATTAAATCTTTAGAATGA
- a CDS encoding transposase → MKNRNKYSPDFKLQVVKEYLNSDKSLSDIASKNGIPSPHTLHKWVKKYEDSGYDDNIFNSKKGRPKSIISDISKVPPFIYESAGIVKPDNNSNDTNSLKKKIEYYERLLIEKELLIKMQEDEINFLKKKHNWKK, encoded by the coding sequence ATGAAAAATAGAAATAAGTATTCTCCTGATTTCAAACTTCAAGTTGTTAAAGAATATCTTAATTCTGATAAGTCTTTATCCGATATTGCTAGTAAGAATGGTATTCCTTCCCCTCATACTTTACATAAATGGGTTAAAAAATATGAAGATTCTGGTTATGATGACAATATCTTCAATTCTAAGAAAGGAAGGCCTAAGTCCATTATTTCTGATATTTCTAAGGTTCCTCCTTTTATTTATGAGTCTGCTGGTATTGTTAAACCTGATAATAATTCCAATGATACTAATTCTTTAAAGAAAAAAATTGAATATTATGAACGTCTTCTTATTGAAAAAGAGTTGCTTATTAAAATGCAAGAAGATGAGATTAACTTTTTGAAAAAAAAACACAACTGGAAAAAGTGA
- a CDS encoding IS3 family transposase, whose amino-acid sequence MIVFKYRDFGVSTSFLLNRYNISSSSFYYNTRLFFVVKRTRKSYFKGHSYTADGKKVSDDYIKQLLVDLLSIDDPLNPEFFYKTLGSKKLAAIFRHKYNIIINHKKIHRLRKELNLIRNYRHHPKHPKRRPKNHDITRPNQYWESDIKFIPTKYDGYIAILTIIDSFDRAVVGVYIGNSIKAKDFISTLRKAINFRGATPDNLIIRTDNGPQFKAKITAAFMDELNIIHEFGYKNNPNSQAYIESFHSSVQREFVESIEFEHIDDVYNYYISYIYFYNNLRPHGSLNYFTPDFVFNLFSNQDIDSNLDEIKSIKFNDFIVCVKK is encoded by the coding sequence TTGATTGTTTTTAAATATAGAGATTTTGGTGTTTCTACTTCTTTTTTACTCAATCGTTATAACATTAGTTCCAGTTCTTTTTATTATAATACCAGGTTGTTTTTTGTTGTTAAAAGAACCAGAAAGTCTTATTTTAAAGGTCATTCCTATACTGCTGACGGTAAAAAAGTTTCTGATGATTATATTAAACAATTGCTTGTTGATTTGTTATCTATTGATGACCCTTTGAATCCTGAGTTCTTTTACAAAACTCTTGGTTCTAAGAAGTTAGCTGCTATTTTTAGACACAAGTATAATATTATTATTAATCACAAAAAGATTCATAGATTAAGAAAAGAATTAAATCTTATTAGAAATTATCGTCATCATCCAAAACATCCTAAAAGAAGACCTAAAAATCACGATATTACCAGACCTAATCAATACTGGGAATCAGATATTAAATTTATCCCCACTAAATATGATGGTTATATCGCAATACTTACTATAATCGATAGTTTTGATAGGGCTGTTGTTGGTGTTTATATTGGTAATTCTATTAAAGCTAAAGATTTTATTTCAACTTTAAGAAAAGCTATTAATTTTAGAGGTGCTACTCCTGATAATCTCATTATTAGGACAGATAATGGACCACAATTTAAAGCTAAAATTACTGCTGCTTTTATGGATGAATTAAATATTATTCATGAATTTGGTTACAAAAATAATCCTAATTCTCAAGCTTATATTGAATCTTTTCATTCTAGTGTTCAACGTGAATTTGTTGAATCTATTGAATTTGAACATATTGATGATGTTTATAATTACTATATTTCATACATTTATTTTTACAATAATTTAAGGCCTCACGGTTCTTTAAATTATTTTACTCCTGATTTTGTTTTTAATCTTTTTTCTAATCAAGATATTGATTCTAACTTAGACGAAATTAAATCTATTAAATTTAATGATTTTATTGTTTGTGTGAAAAAATGA
- the istA gene encoding IS21 family transposase has translation MYMYFREGKSQREISRILGINRKTVGKYVKEYEEAFEEYKNQDGINEEIIEKIAGKPKYDTSNRKPRKVTEELMLRIQELVEANETKRKKGLRKQIMPVSQMYEIIRNEGYEISSGTIYNLVRKISSKKSKEAYIKQRYIPGDIVEFDWGEIKLEINGVMKNIQAAVFTFAYSNYRYAYLYQKQNMESFIDSHVKFFDHIGGVNKIIVYDNMKVAIKKFVGRNKREITDDLMKLSTYYNFDIRFCNVRKPNEKGHVEKSVNVIKQRVFSIKYEFDTLEKANEFLELRLRYINENMKNPNTPAEEFKKEKEYLFKKPPKYEYSIIKEVYVDKYSTITVNNCRYSVPVEYTDKWLKVKLYPEKIVIYDEKPIAIHKRIYGINKWSINIEHYINTLKRKPGALHNSLAMHQAPQEIKDIYNRYFITNPRDFIMLLEYMHKNKIDLNEIKSGLPPGYWRINKENSFFHTNNKIIKFNRFNFV, from the coding sequence ATATATATGTATTTTAGAGAAGGAAAGTCACAACGAGAAATTAGTAGGATATTAGGGATAAATAGAAAGACAGTAGGGAAATATGTAAAAGAATATGAAGAAGCATTTGAAGAATATAAAAATCAAGATGGAATAAATGAAGAGATAATAGAGAAAATAGCAGGTAAACCGAAATACGATACATCAAATAGAAAACCTAGAAAAGTCACAGAAGAGCTAATGTTGAGAATTCAAGAATTAGTAGAAGCAAACGAAACAAAGAGAAAGAAAGGTTTGAGAAAACAAATAATGCCAGTAAGCCAAATGTATGAAATAATAAGAAATGAAGGATATGAAATTAGTTCAGGAACAATATATAATTTAGTAAGAAAAATTAGTTCTAAAAAGTCAAAAGAAGCATATATAAAACAGAGATATATACCTGGAGATATAGTTGAATTTGATTGGGGTGAAATTAAACTAGAAATAAATGGAGTAATGAAAAATATACAGGCTGCAGTATTTACTTTTGCATATAGTAATTACAGATATGCATATTTGTATCAAAAACAAAATATGGAGAGTTTCATAGACTCACATGTGAAGTTTTTTGATCATATTGGCGGTGTAAATAAAATCATAGTATATGACAATATGAAAGTTGCAATAAAAAAGTTTGTTGGAAGGAATAAAAGAGAAATAACAGATGATTTGATGAAGTTATCAACATATTATAATTTTGATATAAGATTTTGTAATGTAAGAAAACCAAACGAAAAAGGTCATGTGGAGAAAAGTGTAAATGTTATAAAACAAAGGGTGTTTTCAATAAAATATGAATTTGATACTTTAGAAAAAGCAAATGAATTTCTTGAATTAAGACTAAGATATATAAATGAAAATATGAAAAATCCTAATACTCCTGCTGAAGAATTCAAAAAAGAAAAAGAATATCTATTTAAAAAACCACCAAAATATGAATATTCAATAATTAAGGAAGTATATGTAGATAAATATTCAACTATAACCGTAAATAATTGTAGATATTCTGTACCTGTTGAATATACAGATAAATGGTTAAAAGTAAAATTGTATCCAGAAAAAATAGTAATATATGATGAAAAACCTATTGCTATTCATAAAAGAATATATGGAATAAACAAATGGTCAATAAATATAGAACATTATATCAATACGCTAAAAAGAAAGCCTGGTGCATTACATAATAGCTTAGCAATGCATCAGGCACCACAAGAAATAAAAGACATATACAATAGGTATTTTATCACAAATCCAAGAGATTTCATAATGCTATTAGAATATATGCATAAAAATAAAATTGATTTAAATGAAATAAAAAGCGGCTTGCCCCCTGGATATTGGAGAATAAATAAGGAAAACTCATTTTTTCACACAAACAATAAAATCATTAAATTTAATAGATTTAATTTCGTCTAA
- a CDS encoding IS3 family transposase has protein sequence MRKTLSKVRQILEYKLVEEYSKKGYAVNTICKILGISRSSYYKNQKREKPEKEKIDELLCQLIIEYNVAHDGRLGYRRMTMYINRYNHMNYSEKYIHRLMKYLKIKSRIRKKKINRKRSNNYTKENILNRNFKSNKLYFVY, from the coding sequence ATTAGAAAAACATTATCAAAAGTACGACAAATATTAGAATATAAATTAGTAGAAGAATATTCAAAAAAAGGTTATGCAGTAAATACAATATGCAAAATACTAGGAATATCTAGAAGTTCGTATTATAAAAATCAAAAAAGAGAAAAACCAGAAAAAGAAAAAATAGATGAATTATTATGTCAATTGATAATAGAATATAATGTAGCTCATGATGGAAGACTTGGGTATAGAAGAATGACAATGTATATTAATAGATATAATCATATGAATTATTCAGAAAAATATATACATAGATTAATGAAATACTTAAAAATAAAATCAAGAATTAGAAAGAAAAAAATTAATAGAAAAAGATCAAATAATTATACAAAAGAAAACATCTTAAATAGAAATTTCAAATCAAACAAACTGTATTTTGTATACTAA
- a CDS encoding transposase, whose amino-acid sequence MDKRRKFSKEIKIQACKDYMLGKGSFESIGKEIGCYKNTVLSWYYIYKIHGEKAFEERKRNNVYSKEFKLSIVKEYIEGIYTSRELSSMYNINESVIHKWIKKYYNGIELKNYNFKGENYSMKSRKVLFEERLEIVKWVIENNMNYKEAAIRYGINYANVYKWTKLYLKHGEEGLKDKRRGPKKIDLDSLSEVERLKYELKKERELRKFRELEIEILKKKEKLEKHYQKYDKY is encoded by the coding sequence ATGGATAAAAGGAGGAAATTTAGCAAAGAAATAAAAATACAAGCATGTAAAGATTATATGTTAGGAAAAGGAAGTTTTGAAAGTATAGGTAAAGAAATAGGATGTTATAAAAATACAGTTTTAAGTTGGTATTACATATACAAAATACATGGTGAAAAGGCATTTGAAGAAAGGAAAAGAAATAATGTATATAGCAAAGAATTTAAATTATCGATAGTAAAGGAATATATAGAAGGTATATATACATCGAGAGAATTATCAAGTATGTATAATATTAATGAATCTGTTATACATAAATGGATAAAAAAATACTATAATGGAATAGAGCTAAAAAATTATAATTTCAAAGGAGAAAATTATTCCATGAAATCAAGAAAAGTTTTATTCGAAGAAAGATTAGAAATAGTAAAATGGGTAATAGAAAATAATATGAATTATAAAGAAGCAGCGATTAGATACGGTATAAATTATGCCAATGTATATAAATGGACTAAATTGTATTTAAAGCACGGAGAAGAAGGATTAAAGGATAAAAGAAGAGGACCTAAAAAAATTGATTTAGATTCATTATCTGAAGTAGAACGATTAAAGTATGAATTAAAAAAAGAAAGAGAATTAAGGAAATTTAGAGAATTGGAAATAGAAATACTTAAAAAAAAAGAGAAATTAGAAAAACATTATCAAAAGTACGACAAATATTAG